The genomic region AGGGCATCCTGGCCGGCTGGGTCGCACCGGAGGCGGCTGCGGCGCAGGCGGCCAGGGAGGCGACAGCGGCGCCCGAGGGCGAGGCCGCCGCGAAACCGCAGGACGATCCGGGCGAGAAGGTGCGCTGGGTCGAGGTGTTCTCGCAGACCGTGCAGTTGCACGAGACGCCGCTGTCGGTCGCGCCGATCTTCGCGAAGCAGCGCGCCGGCGTGCCGCGTGCTTGGATCTTCACGTCGGCGACGCTGTCGGTGCGCGGCGACTTCAGCCATTACGCGGCGCAGATGGGCCTCAGCTCGCGCCGCTCGATGACGCTGCCGAGCCCCTTCGACTATCCCGAGCAGGGCTTGCTCTACGTGCCGCGCGGCCTGCCGCAACCGTCGTCGCCAGCCTTCACCGACGCGGTGTTCGAGGCGGCGCTGCCGGCCATCGAGGCCTCGGGCGGCGGCGTGTTCATGCTCTGCACCACGTTGCGCGCGGTCGATCGGATCGCCGCGAAGCTGCGCGAGACGATCGAGGCGCGCGGCTGGAACCTGCCGCTGCTGGTGCAGGGCGACGCGAGCCGCACCGAGCTGCTCGACCGCTTCCGCGCCTACGGCAACGCGATCCTGGTCGGCAGCCAGAGCTTCTGGGAAGGCGTCGACGTGCGCGGCGATGCGCTGTCGCTGGTCGTGATCGACAAGCTGCCGTTCGCGCCGCCCGACGATCCGGTGCTGGCGGCTCGGCTCGACGCGCTGACCAGGAAGGGCTTGAGTCCGTTCGCGGTCCACCAGCTGCCGCAGGCCGTGATTACGCTGAAGCAGGGCGCGGGCCGGCTGATCCGCGCCGAAACCGATCGCGGCGTGCTGATGATCTGCGACACGCGGCTCGTCGACAAGCCATACGGGCGCCGCATCTGGCAGAGCCTGCCGCCGTTCAAGCGCACGCGCGAGATCGAGGTGGTGCGCGAGTTCTTCGAGGAGGGTGGGCGCGGAATCCGTGCCTGACGGCGCGAGCGGCTTGGCGTGACGCCCAGCAAAAGCCCAGTAAAAAAACCGGCCGAGGCCGGTTTTTTGATGCGCCCGACGCGGCGGGCAGGGCGCGCGGCGGTGCCGCCTTCGCGCCGTGACGGCATCATGCCGTCAGAACTGCCACCAGGCCCGCTTCCGCGCGCCCGAGCGCGGGTGGCCCGTGATGTAGGGGCTGTCCGGGAAGGTCGCGGCCAGCACGCGCTTGGTGTCGTCGGCGAGCTGCGGCTGGTTCAGGCGCGTGTACGACAGCATCATGATGTGCAGCGCGTCCTCGATCGCCGGCGCGTTCTTGTACTGCGTGATCGCGAGCTGCGCGCGGTTGATGGCGGCCACGTAGGCGCCGCGGCGGTAGTAGTAGTCGGCCGCATGGACCTCGTGCGAGGCGAGCGCGTTGACGATGTAGCGCATCCGCGCGGCCGCGTCCGGCGCGTACTTGCTCTTCGGATAGCGGTCGACCACGATCTTGAACGCGTCATACGACTCGCGCAGCGCCTGCGGATCGCGCTCGCTCATGTCCTGGCCCGAGAAGCGCCCGAACAGGCCGAGATCGTCGTTGAAGTGGATCATCCCCTTCAGGTAGTACGCATAGGCGATATCGGGGTGATCCGGATGCAGCTGGATGAAGCGGTCGACGGCCTGGTCGGCCGCCGTCAGTTCGTTGTCCTTCCAGTTGCAGTACGCGACGTTGATCTGCGCCTGCTGGGCGAAATGGCCGAACGGGTCGCGACCTTGCAGCGCCTCGAAATACTTCGCGCACTTGCCCCAATCGCGGCCGGTCAGGGCATCCTGAGCCTCTGAGTATAATTTGTTGTTCGACCAGGTCGCCGTTTCGTCGGTTTTCTGCGGCAAGCCGTGGCAACCGGCGATCAGTGCGGCGGCTGCAGCCAGCGTAGCCCACGCGGCTAGCGGTTTTGCCACACGTTTGGTCGAATTCATCATGGTGAATAGGGCTCGCATGTCCTAGCTTTCAGTCTCGGTGACCCAGTCTAAATGACCCGTTCAAGTTCGTTCCGTGCCCGGCCGGGCACGGCAAATAGCGCAGATTATAGCCCAAGCTCCACCCCGCCCGACGCATCGGGGACTGATTCGCTCGACGATGACCTGTCCGGCGATACGCTTGCCGCGCCGGCCTCCGACACCGCCGCCGACGCGGCGCCGCGCCTCGTCGCCGTGCCGCCCGCGCTGGCCGGCGAACGGCTCGACAAGGCGCTCGCGCAATTGTTTCCGGAGTTCTCGCGCAGCCGGCTGCAAAGCTGGATCGAGGCGCAGCGCGTGCGCGTGGACGGCGAGCCCGCCAAGGTCCGTCAGCCGGTGCCGCTCGGCGCGACGATCGAGCTGGTGCCCGACCTGCTGCCCGAGCAGCTCGCCTTCACGCCCGAGCCGGTGCCGCTCGCGATCGTCTACGAGGACGAGGCGCTGGTGGTGATCGACAAGCCGGCCGGCCTCGTCGTGCATCCGGCCGCCGGCAACTGGAACGGCACGCTGCTCAATGGCCTGCTGCACCGCTATGGCGAGGCGGCCGCGGGCCTGCCGCGAGCCGGCATCGTGCATCGGCTCGACAAGGAAACCTCGGGGCTGATGGTGGTGGCGCGCACGCTCGCTGCACAGACCGACCTGGTGCGGCAGCTGCAGGCACGCACCGTGAAGCGCCGCTACTTCGCGCTGGTGTGGGGACGCACGCCGGCCAGCGGCACCATCGACGCGCCGATCGGCCGCGATCCGCGCGAGCGCACGCGCATGGCCGTCGTGACGGGCGCCTCGGGCAAGCCGGCGCGCACTCACTTCCGCACCGTCGACTCGGTGCTGTGGCAGAACCAGCCCGTCTCGGCGATCCAATGCGATCTCGAGACCGGCCGCACCCACCAGATCCGCGTCCATTGCGCGCACCTCGGCCATCCGCTGCTCGGCGACCCCGTCTACGGCAGGGCGCGCGGCAAGCGCTCGGTGGCCGCGCTGCCGGACGGGTTCGCGCGCCAGGCGCTGCACGCCTGGCGGCTCGGGCTCGTACATCCGGTCACGGGCCGCAGCATGCAGTGGCGCTGCGCGGTGCCGGACGACATCGCCGCACTCGCGGCCGCGCTCGGCTTCGGCGCCGAGGAGGCCGGCTTCGATGGCGACGATTACGACGATGACGATTACGACGGCGAGATCTTCTACGACGAGATGCCGCACGACGATCACGACGAGGACTGAATGGCGAGCTCCCTGTTTCCCGAGCTGAGCTGGAACGATTGCCTGCGGCCCGACTGGCGCGTGGCGCCGCGCGTGCGCGCGCTGGTGTCGACCCGCAACGGCGGCCTCAGCGCTGCTCCCTACGGCCGCTGGTCGGCCGCCGGCGGCGACGCGCCGGGGGGCCTGAATCTCGGCCGTCACACCGGTGACGAGCCGGCCGCCGTCGAGGCCAACCGCGCGCGCCTGCTGGCGTTGACGGGCCAGCCGCGCGCCGCCTGGCTGGAACAGGTGCACGGCACCGAGGTCGTGCGCGCCGACG from Burkholderia glumae LMG 2196 = ATCC 33617 harbors:
- a CDS encoding outer membrane protein assembly factor BamD, encoding MMNSTKRVAKPLAAWATLAAAAALIAGCHGLPQKTDETATWSNNKLYSEAQDALTGRDWGKCAKYFEALQGRDPFGHFAQQAQINVAYCNWKDNELTAADQAVDRFIQLHPDHPDIAYAYYLKGMIHFNDDLGLFGRFSGQDMSERDPQALRESYDAFKIVVDRYPKSKYAPDAAARMRYIVNALASHEVHAADYYYRRGAYVAAINRAQLAITQYKNAPAIEDALHIMMLSYTRLNQPQLADDTKRVLAATFPDSPYITGHPRSGARKRAWWQF
- a CDS encoding RluA family pseudouridine synthase, which translates into the protein MTRSSSFRARPGTANSADYSPSSTPPDASGTDSLDDDLSGDTLAAPASDTAADAAPRLVAVPPALAGERLDKALAQLFPEFSRSRLQSWIEAQRVRVDGEPAKVRQPVPLGATIELVPDLLPEQLAFTPEPVPLAIVYEDEALVVIDKPAGLVVHPAAGNWNGTLLNGLLHRYGEAAAGLPRAGIVHRLDKETSGLMVVARTLAAQTDLVRQLQARTVKRRYFALVWGRTPASGTIDAPIGRDPRERTRMAVVTGASGKPARTHFRTVDSVLWQNQPVSAIQCDLETGRTHQIRVHCAHLGHPLLGDPVYGRARGKRSVAALPDGFARQALHAWRLGLVHPVTGRSMQWRCAVPDDIAALAAALGFGAEEAGFDGDDYDDDDYDGEIFYDEMPHDDHDED